In Verrucomicrobiia bacterium, the following are encoded in one genomic region:
- a CDS encoding penicillin-binding transpeptidase domain-containing protein: MLIFDQLKKGDPHLRTLTLVILTGLAVLLAGLWWVQIVSARDYQESLETQSFRTVRIPAVRGRILDRNGNVLAENRPAYNISLYLEELDRPFKNAYSNEVWEVRAELKQQSAQMEAKLGRKLNKQERKQLALTTAQKALLREKARYEVVSNVVLQVSRRLDRPLTVDPTDFERHYETRLALPYPVLRDLDATNIARFEEQSTSPLGVDLEVQSTRVYPHQTLAAHLLGSLRRDDSSAEGEEAFFSFRLPDFRGAFGIEYAFDKALRGMAGAKSVEVNNMGYRTTENVWSPAEPGSDVVLTLDLAIQQAAERALQSTPVTYTGPVRGAVVVMDVWTGDILALASSPAFNPNDALLPHLPPAELERRENEVLRPIFNRATQGSYFPGSVFKLVVGLAALDAGLDPNETFVVAPNPEMPSRGAIWVGPAHHKIRDLAPPGEYNFTRALYKSSNSYFITNGLRIGPERIVRMAQRFHLGEKIGLFTRQESSGFLPSLSRLSSGWSEGNTANLSIGQDPVMVTPLQVAVLTSAIANGGKVLWPRLVAQVEPEQASADQDPERFPPGRVRDQLGVSQRILSIVHQAMLADTEAPDGTGVGAARECPGLRICGKTGTAQIQNENNVKTGQTTWFASFAPYEKPRWAVVVMVEDGISGPSCSFVAGKIYRAILDSQRNSPRKNDTMANARLTQ, encoded by the coding sequence ATGCTCATCTTCGATCAGCTTAAAAAAGGCGACCCGCACCTGCGCACCCTCACGCTCGTCATTCTCACCGGCTTGGCCGTCCTCTTGGCGGGCCTCTGGTGGGTCCAGATCGTCTCCGCACGCGATTACCAGGAATCTCTTGAAACCCAGTCCTTCCGCACCGTGCGCATCCCGGCAGTGCGCGGCAGGATTCTGGACCGCAACGGCAACGTCCTGGCGGAAAATCGCCCGGCCTACAATATCAGTTTATACCTGGAAGAATTGGACCGCCCATTCAAGAATGCTTACTCCAACGAGGTCTGGGAAGTCCGGGCGGAACTCAAACAGCAGAGCGCTCAAATGGAGGCCAAGCTGGGGCGCAAACTCAACAAACAGGAACGCAAGCAACTCGCATTAACTACCGCCCAAAAGGCGCTCCTCCGCGAAAAGGCCCGCTATGAGGTCGTCAGCAATGTCGTCCTCCAGGTCAGCCGCCGGCTCGACCGCCCTTTAACCGTTGATCCCACCGATTTCGAACGCCACTACGAAACCCGCCTCGCGCTTCCCTATCCTGTATTGCGCGACCTGGATGCAACCAACATCGCCCGCTTCGAGGAGCAATCCACCAGTCCCTTGGGCGTCGATCTCGAAGTCCAATCCACCCGCGTTTATCCTCACCAAACTCTCGCCGCTCACTTGCTCGGCTCCCTCAGGCGCGATGATAGCTCCGCCGAAGGCGAGGAGGCCTTTTTCTCGTTTCGCCTTCCCGATTTCCGCGGCGCCTTTGGCATCGAATACGCCTTCGACAAAGCCCTTCGCGGCATGGCCGGCGCCAAATCCGTCGAGGTAAACAATATGGGCTACCGCACGACCGAAAACGTTTGGAGCCCAGCCGAGCCTGGAAGCGACGTCGTCCTGACCCTGGACCTAGCCATACAGCAGGCTGCCGAACGCGCCCTCCAAAGCACCCCGGTCACTTACACCGGACCTGTCCGCGGCGCCGTCGTGGTTATGGACGTTTGGACCGGCGACATCCTCGCGCTCGCCTCCTCCCCTGCCTTCAACCCAAACGACGCCCTCCTCCCTCACTTGCCCCCTGCCGAACTCGAACGCCGCGAAAACGAGGTTCTCCGCCCCATCTTCAATCGCGCCACCCAAGGAAGTTATTTCCCAGGTTCGGTGTTTAAGCTTGTGGTCGGCCTGGCAGCCCTGGACGCCGGCCTGGACCCCAACGAGACCTTCGTCGTCGCGCCCAACCCGGAAATGCCCAGCCGTGGCGCCATTTGGGTAGGCCCTGCCCACCACAAAATCAGGGACCTTGCCCCGCCTGGGGAGTACAACTTTACCCGCGCACTCTACAAATCGAGCAACTCTTATTTTATCACCAACGGCCTGCGCATCGGCCCCGAGCGGATCGTCCGCATGGCCCAACGCTTTCATTTGGGTGAAAAGATCGGGCTCTTTACGCGCCAGGAGTCGTCCGGCTTTCTCCCCAGCCTGAGCCGGCTCAGCTCCGGCTGGAGCGAGGGCAACACCGCCAACCTGAGTATCGGCCAGGACCCTGTCATGGTTACTCCCTTGCAGGTCGCCGTCCTCACGTCCGCAATCGCCAACGGCGGCAAAGTCCTCTGGCCCCGCTTGGTCGCGCAAGTCGAGCCGGAACAGGCCTCGGCGGACCAAGACCCGGAGCGCTTTCCTCCAGGCCGGGTTCGGGACCAATTGGGGGTCAGCCAGCGGATTTTGAGCATTGTCCATCAGGCCATGCTCGCCGATACCGAAGCCCCGGACGGCACCGGGGTCGGCGCGGCACGCGAATGCCCCGGCCTGAGGATTTGCGGCAAGACCGGCACCGCCCAGATTCAAAATGAGAACAATGTCAAAACCGGCCAGACTACCTGGTTCGCCTCGTTTGCACCCTATGAGAAGCCGCGCTGGGCGGTGGTTGTTATGGTCGAGGACGGCATCTCTGGACCATCCTGTTCGTTCGTGGCTGGCAAGATATACCGCGCCATTCTCGATTCCCAGCGAAACAGCCCACGCAAAAACGATACAATGGCTAACGCCCGTTTAACTCAATGA
- a CDS encoding FtsW/RodA/SpoVE family cell cycle protein, translated as MFDASLNEHQRTLDRLQLAALGALMLIGCAFIYSATMVNNVPSLPWYSQSWFRQIVWYTLGIAAAIAVCLVDYRRVARWSLALYWLSILPLIAVLIPHIGTTHGWGAMRWIDLGYFQFQPSEFAKLTFILALAHFLSCPQDELRHAPNFLKALGLLLLPFLLILREPDLGSALVLLPTGLMMLYVAGVPKRFLLQLVGGVGVLGALFLVGVLFAPPNWQIFKMQDYQRRRLLVYFDQEYAPPGAPKAERERLRKQQFDDSHNVRQALISVGSGGLMGKGWRQGTQNALGYLPRAVAHNDFIFSVIAEEKGFVGSVTVLMLYGAVLFTGIRIASQARDRLGRLLAVGVVTLLFSHVFINIGMNIRIMPVTGVPLPLLSYGGSSVLGSLIAMGLLQNVYIYRKAY; from the coding sequence ATGTTTGACGCCAGCCTCAACGAACACCAACGAACTTTGGACCGCCTGCAACTGGCGGCTTTGGGCGCCCTCATGCTCATTGGGTGCGCCTTCATCTACAGCGCCACAATGGTCAACAATGTCCCCAGCTTGCCCTGGTACAGCCAAAGCTGGTTCCGACAGATCGTCTGGTACACCCTCGGCATCGCCGCCGCCATCGCTGTGTGCCTGGTCGATTACCGCCGCGTCGCCCGTTGGTCTCTGGCCCTCTATTGGCTTTCCATCCTGCCACTCATTGCCGTCTTGATCCCCCACATCGGCACCACTCACGGCTGGGGCGCCATGCGTTGGATCGATCTCGGTTATTTCCAATTTCAACCCTCCGAATTCGCCAAACTCACCTTTATTTTGGCCCTGGCCCATTTTTTAAGCTGCCCGCAGGATGAATTGCGGCACGCTCCCAATTTCCTTAAAGCGCTGGGGCTGCTGCTGTTGCCGTTTTTGCTGATCCTGCGCGAGCCGGACCTTGGCTCGGCATTGGTGTTGCTGCCCACCGGCCTCATGATGTTGTATGTGGCCGGCGTCCCCAAGCGATTCCTGCTCCAGTTGGTCGGCGGCGTAGGGGTTTTGGGCGCTTTGTTCCTGGTGGGCGTGCTCTTCGCGCCCCCCAATTGGCAGATTTTCAAAATGCAAGATTACCAGCGCCGCCGGCTGCTGGTGTACTTCGACCAAGAATATGCTCCGCCCGGCGCGCCAAAGGCGGAGAGAGAACGCCTGCGCAAACAGCAGTTCGATGATTCGCATAATGTGCGGCAGGCGTTGATTTCCGTCGGCTCAGGTGGGCTGATGGGCAAAGGCTGGCGGCAGGGCACGCAAAATGCCCTGGGCTACCTGCCTCGGGCTGTGGCGCATAACGACTTCATTTTCTCCGTCATTGCCGAGGAAAAGGGGTTTGTCGGCAGCGTGACCGTGCTCATGCTGTATGGAGCGGTCCTGTTCACCGGGATACGCATCGCCAGCCAGGCGCGCGATCGCCTGGGCAGATTGCTGGCTGTCGGAGTTGTCACACTCCTGTTCAGCCATGTCTTTATCAATATCGGCATGAACATTCGGATTATGCCCGTGACGGGTGTGCCACTGCCGCTGCTCTCTTACGGCGGATCGTCGGTGCTCGGCTCGTTAATCGCCATGGGCTTGTTACAAAACGTCTATATCTATCGAAAGGCTTATTAA